A window of the Gossypium hirsutum isolate 1008001.06 chromosome A05, Gossypium_hirsutum_v2.1, whole genome shotgun sequence genome harbors these coding sequences:
- the LOC107957019 gene encoding glyceraldehyde-3-phosphate dehydrogenase 2, cytosolic — MGKIKIGINGFGRIGRLVARVALQSDDIELVAVNDPFITTEYMTYMFKYDSVHGQWKHHELKVKDSKTLLFGEKPVTVFGIRNPEEIPWAEAGAEYVVESTGVFTDKDKAAAHLKGGAKKVIISAPSKDAPMFVVGVNEKEYKPDLNIVSNASCTTNCLAPLAKVINDKFGIVEGLMTTVHSITATQKTVDGPSMKDWRGGRAASFNIIPSSTGAAKAVGKVLPALNGKLTGMAFRVPTVDVSVVDLTVRLEKKATYDEIKAAIKAESEGNLKGILGYVDEDLVSTDFIGDNRSSIFDAKAGIALNDNFVKLVTWYDNEWGYSSRVIDLIRHMSKA, encoded by the exons atggGAAAGATCAAGATCGGAATCAATG GATTTGGAAGGATCGGGCGTTTGGTTGCGAGAGTTGCTCTCCAAAGCGATGATATTGAGCTCGTTGCTGTTAACGATCCTTTCATCACCACTGAATACATG ACGTACATGTTTAAGTACGACAGTGTTCACGGTCAATGGAAGCATCATGAGCTTAAGGTGAAGGACTCAAAGACCCTTCTCTTTGGTGAAAAGCCTGTCACAGTTTTCGGTATCAG AAACCCTGAGGAAATCCCATGGGCTGAGGCTGGAGCTGAGTATGTTGTTGAGTCTACTGGTGTTTTTACTGACAAGGACAAGGCTGCTGCTCACTTGAAG GGTGGCGCGAAGAAGGTTATCATTTCTGCTCCCAGTAAGGATGCTCCCATGTTTGTTGTGGGTGTCAATGAGAAGGAATATAAGCCTGACCTTAACATTGTCTCCAATGCTAGCTGCACCACCAACTGTCTTGCTCCATTGGCTAAG GTGATCAACGATAAATTTGGCATTGTTGAGGGTCTTATGACCACTGTTCATTCTATTACTG CTACACAAAAGACTGTTGATGGTCCTTCCATGAAGGACTGGAGAGGTGGTAGAGCTGCTTCCTTCAATATCATTCCTAGCAGCACTGGAGCTGCCAAG GCCGTCGGCAAAGTTTTGCCAGCACTGAATGGCAAGCTGACTGGAATGGCTTTCCGTGTTCCCACTGTTGATGTCTCTGTGGTTGACCTCACTGTGAGACTTGAGAAGAAGGCTACATATGATGAAATTAAGGCTGCTATCAA GGCGGAATCTGAAGGCAACTTGAAGGGAATTCTTGGTTATGTGGACGAAGATTTAGTCTCAACTGACTTCATCGGAGACAACAG GTCAAGCATTTTTGATGCCAAGGCTGGAATTGCTTTGAATGACAACTTTGTTAAGCTTGTGACTTGGTATGACAACGAATGGGGTTACAG